In Sphingomonas sp. PAMC26645, one DNA window encodes the following:
- a CDS encoding aminodeoxychorismate/anthranilate synthase component II, with the protein MILVVDNYDSFTWNLVHYLMELGVEVEVVRNDAISAGQALSSGADAFLISPGPCTPTEAGVSLDLVAACADAGKPLLGVCLGHQAIGQHFGGKVERGGLMHGKTSPVVHDDTGLYAGLPSPFIATRYHSLIVNAVPDTLVVNATAQDGTVMGFRHKTLPIHGVQFHPESIATEHGHEMLANFLKMANIPHQLPSRLREGSGEGRAAPTTLAEQEAPPLTPSASGRGM; encoded by the coding sequence ATGATCCTCGTCGTCGACAATTACGACAGCTTCACCTGGAACCTCGTCCATTATCTGATGGAACTGGGTGTCGAGGTCGAAGTCGTCCGCAACGATGCGATCTCCGCCGGGCAGGCTCTGTCGTCGGGCGCGGACGCGTTCCTCATTTCCCCCGGCCCCTGCACGCCGACCGAGGCGGGCGTAAGCCTCGATCTGGTCGCCGCCTGCGCGGACGCCGGCAAGCCGCTGCTCGGCGTATGCCTCGGCCACCAGGCGATCGGCCAGCATTTCGGCGGCAAGGTCGAACGCGGCGGCCTCATGCACGGCAAGACCTCGCCCGTCGTCCACGACGATACCGGGCTCTACGCCGGCCTGCCCTCGCCGTTCATCGCCACGCGCTATCACTCGCTGATCGTCAACGCAGTCCCCGACACGCTGGTCGTCAACGCGACCGCGCAGGACGGCACGGTCATGGGCTTCCGCCACAAGACCCTGCCGATCCACGGCGTCCAGTTTCACCCGGAAAGCATCGCGACCGAGCATGGCCACGAGATGCTCGCGAACTTCCTCAAGATGGCGAACATCCCCCACCAACTCCCCTCCCGCCTGCGGGAGGGGTCGGGGGAGGGCCGCGCCGCACCCACGACCTTAGCTGAACAGGAAGCCCCTCCCCTAACCCCTTCCGCAAGCGGGAGGGGAATGTGA
- the moaC gene encoding cyclic pyranopterin monophosphate synthase MoaC, with amino-acid sequence MTGLTHIDEAGAARMVDVGGKAVTAREAVASGRITMSAEAAAAIGAGTAKKGDVLAVARVAGIMAAKRTSDLIPLCHPLPLTKVEIDLVVDETGVTATASASTEGKTGVEMEALTAATVTLLTIYDMAKAIDKTMVLTDIRVRAKSGGKSGNWTA; translated from the coding sequence ATGACCGGCCTAACCCACATCGACGAAGCCGGCGCGGCGAGAATGGTCGACGTCGGCGGCAAGGCGGTCACCGCCCGCGAAGCCGTAGCCTCCGGACGCATCACCATGTCCGCCGAAGCCGCCGCGGCGATCGGCGCCGGCACTGCAAAGAAGGGCGACGTCCTCGCCGTCGCGCGCGTCGCCGGCATCATGGCGGCCAAGCGCACCAGCGACCTGATCCCGCTTTGCCACCCGCTCCCCCTCACCAAGGTAGAAATCGACCTGGTCGTCGACGAAACCGGCGTAACCGCCACCGCTAGCGCCTCGACCGAAGGCAAGACCGGCGTCGAGATGGAGGCGCTCACAGCAGCCACGGTAACGCTCCTGACGATCTACGACATGGCCAAAGCGATCGACAAGACGATGGTCCTCACCGACATCCGCGTCCGTGCAAAGTCCGGCGGAAAATCCGGCAACTGGACCGCGTAA
- the tpiA gene encoding triose-phosphate isomerase, whose product MTMRRKLVAGNWKMNGSRAALAELDTIAAAAAAAPGVDVAVAVPFTLIDAASQRVPGLAIGAEDVHEADSGAHTGCVSASMVKEVGASFTIVGHSERRADQHETSHDAWAKAAAARRQGLNVILCCGETEAERDADRAERVVQAQIEKSVPDNADGSWFTLAYEPRWAIGTGRTPTLDEIAAIHAIARAKLRMLIGDAAAGVRILYGGSVTGANAASILDTPNVDGALVGGASLTADKFVPIIEAAAGL is encoded by the coding sequence ATGACGATGCGGCGTAAGCTTGTAGCCGGAAACTGGAAGATGAACGGGTCGCGCGCGGCGCTGGCCGAGCTCGATACGATCGCTGCGGCAGCGGCCGCCGCGCCGGGCGTCGATGTCGCGGTGGCGGTGCCGTTCACGCTGATCGACGCGGCGTCGCAGCGCGTGCCGGGGTTGGCGATCGGCGCGGAGGATGTGCACGAGGCGGATTCGGGTGCGCATACCGGGTGCGTGTCGGCGTCGATGGTCAAGGAAGTCGGCGCGAGCTTCACGATCGTAGGTCATTCCGAGCGTCGCGCGGACCAGCACGAGACCAGCCATGACGCCTGGGCGAAGGCGGCGGCGGCGCGGCGGCAGGGGCTGAACGTAATCCTGTGCTGCGGCGAGACCGAGGCGGAGCGCGACGCGGACCGTGCCGAGCGAGTCGTACAGGCGCAGATCGAGAAGTCGGTGCCGGACAATGCGGACGGCAGCTGGTTCACGCTCGCGTACGAGCCGCGCTGGGCGATCGGGACGGGTCGCACGCCGACACTGGACGAGATCGCGGCGATCCACGCGATCGCGCGCGCGAAACTGCGGATGCTGATCGGTGATGCGGCGGCCGGGGTGCGGATCCTGTACGGCGGGTCGGTGACGGGGGCGAATGCGGCGTCGATTCTCGATACGCCGAACGTCGACGGGGCGCTGGTCGGTGGCGCGAGCCTGACCGCGGACAAGTTCGTGCCGATCATCGAGGCTGCGGCGGGACTGTGA
- the trpE gene encoding anthranilate synthase component I translates to MTSALEALAEGRPALVWRRQVADTETPVAAALKLIEPGRGDFLLESVEGGETRGRHSLIGLAPDLLFRAHGHSAEINRNWATDRETFEPCPVPTLDALRALVAECRAEVPAELPRALACLVGYFGYETIGLVETLPQPPVDPLGLPDMIFVRPTVILVFDRLTDALYLVAPAWPDPARDADAIVTEAEERLDAVAAKLASTPVPAPIRADVAEPTYTPALPEGRYGEMVAAAKDYILAGDIFQVVLAQRFSTPFALPPFELYRSLRRINPSPFLYHLDLPGFALIGSSPEILVRVRDDEVTIRPIAGTRPRGKTAAEDEANRISLLADPKERAEHLMLLDLGRNDVGRAAAPGSVKVTASYGVEFYSHVMHIVSNVVGTLSPDKDALDALFAGFPAGTVSGAPKVRACQIIAELEPERRGAYAGGVGYFSPDGSMDSCIVLRTAVVKDGTIHVQAGAGIVADSIPEYEQRECEAKAGAILAAAREAVSRAKASGFGQ, encoded by the coding sequence ATGACGAGCGCGCTTGAAGCCTTGGCCGAAGGGCGTCCCGCGCTCGTCTGGCGTCGTCAGGTCGCTGACACCGAAACGCCGGTCGCCGCCGCGCTGAAGCTCATCGAGCCCGGGCGCGGCGACTTCCTGCTCGAATCGGTCGAGGGCGGCGAGACCCGCGGCCGCCATAGCCTGATCGGCCTCGCCCCCGACCTGCTGTTCCGCGCGCATGGCCACAGCGCCGAGATCAACCGCAACTGGGCAACCGATCGCGAGACGTTCGAGCCATGCCCGGTGCCCACGCTCGATGCGTTGCGCGCGCTGGTTGCGGAATGTCGCGCGGAGGTCCCCGCCGAACTGCCGCGCGCGCTCGCCTGTCTCGTTGGCTATTTCGGCTATGAGACGATCGGCTTGGTCGAGACTCTGCCGCAGCCGCCGGTCGACCCGCTCGGCCTGCCCGACATGATCTTCGTACGGCCGACCGTCATCCTCGTGTTCGATCGCCTGACCGACGCGTTGTACCTCGTCGCACCCGCCTGGCCCGATCCCGCCCGCGATGCCGACGCTATCGTGACCGAAGCCGAGGAGCGTCTCGACGCGGTCGCCGCCAAGCTTGCCAGTACGCCGGTCCCCGCGCCGATCCGCGCGGACGTCGCCGAACCGACCTACACGCCCGCGCTCCCCGAAGGCCGCTACGGCGAGATGGTCGCCGCGGCGAAGGACTACATCCTCGCCGGTGACATCTTCCAGGTCGTGCTCGCGCAGCGCTTCAGCACGCCGTTCGCACTGCCGCCGTTCGAGCTTTATCGCTCGCTCCGTCGCATCAACCCGTCGCCGTTCCTGTATCACCTCGACCTCCCCGGCTTCGCGCTGATCGGCTCGAGCCCCGAGATCCTCGTCCGCGTCCGCGACGACGAAGTGACGATCCGCCCGATCGCCGGCACGCGGCCACGCGGCAAGACCGCCGCCGAGGACGAGGCGAACCGCATCAGCCTGCTCGCCGACCCGAAGGAGCGTGCGGAACACCTGATGCTGCTCGATCTCGGCCGCAACGACGTTGGCCGCGCCGCGGCACCGGGGTCCGTGAAGGTGACGGCCAGCTACGGCGTGGAATTCTACAGTCACGTCATGCACATCGTCTCGAACGTCGTCGGCACGCTGTCCCCCGACAAGGACGCGCTCGACGCGCTGTTCGCCGGGTTCCCGGCCGGGACGGTCAGCGGCGCGCCGAAAGTCCGTGCCTGTCAGATCATCGCTGAGTTGGAACCCGAACGCCGCGGTGCGTACGCGGGCGGTGTCGGATATTTCTCGCCCGACGGCTCGATGGACTCCTGTATCGTCCTCCGCACTGCGGTGGTGAAGGACGGCACGATCCACGTCCAGGCCGGTGCCGGCATCGTCGCCGACAGCATCCCCGAATACGAACAACGCGAATGTGAGGCCAAGGCCGGCGCGATCTTGGCGGCAGCACGGGAAGCCGTCAGCCGAGCTAAGGCGTCGGGCTTCGGCCAGTAG
- the trpD gene encoding anthranilate phosphoribosyltransferase, with amino-acid sequence MTTVALLPDPFSPLSRESAREAFADILDARASDDAIATFLTDLATRGETSIEIAEAARALRNRMIPIDAPAGAIDVCGTGGDGHHTLNVSTAVALVVAATGVPVAKHGNRAASSKAGAADTLEVLGLDMDRAGATAEASLNEIGIAFLFAANHHPAMKRITPIRQRIAKRTIFNLMGPLANPAGTTRQLIGIARPDYVTLYAEALEQLGTEAALVVSGEEGLDELSGAGPSIVASVGTVALPGKVTPEDAGLTRHAITDIRGGDAHHNADALRRLLKGEAGAYRDAVLLNAAAALMVAGTVPNLVDGAAKAAAALDTGSADALLARWIAY; translated from the coding sequence GTGACCACCGTCGCCCTGCTTCCCGACCCGTTCTCCCCCCTCTCGCGCGAATCCGCCCGCGAAGCGTTCGCCGACATCCTCGACGCCCGCGCGAGCGACGACGCGATCGCCACCTTCCTCACCGATCTGGCGACCCGCGGCGAAACCAGCATCGAGATCGCCGAAGCCGCGCGCGCGCTCCGCAACCGAATGATCCCGATCGACGCCCCCGCGGGCGCGATCGACGTCTGCGGCACCGGCGGCGACGGCCACCACACGCTTAACGTCTCGACCGCCGTCGCGCTGGTCGTCGCGGCAACGGGTGTCCCGGTCGCCAAGCACGGCAACCGCGCCGCCTCCAGCAAGGCCGGCGCCGCCGACACGCTCGAAGTCCTCGGCCTCGACATGGACCGCGCCGGCGCCACCGCGGAGGCAAGCCTCAACGAAATCGGCATCGCCTTCCTGTTCGCCGCCAACCACCATCCGGCGATGAAGCGCATCACCCCGATCCGCCAACGCATAGCCAAGCGCACCATCTTCAACCTGATGGGCCCGCTTGCCAACCCGGCCGGCACCACCCGCCAGCTCATCGGCATCGCTCGCCCCGACTACGTCACGCTCTACGCCGAAGCACTCGAACAGCTCGGCACCGAAGCCGCGTTGGTCGTCTCGGGCGAAGAAGGCCTCGACGAACTGTCGGGCGCCGGCCCAAGCATCGTCGCCTCGGTCGGCACCGTCGCGCTCCCCGGCAAGGTTACCCCCGAAGACGCCGGCCTCACCCGCCACGCCATCACCGACATCCGCGGCGGCGACGCACACCACAACGCCGACGCACTCCGCCGCCTGCTCAAGGGCGAGGCCGGCGCCTACCGTGACGCCGTCCTGCTCAACGCCGCCGCCGCCTTGATGGTGGCCGGCACCGTCCCCAATCTTGTCGACGGCGCGGCCAAGGCTGCCGCCGCCCTCGACACCGGCAGCGCCGACGCGCTGCTCGCCCGCTGGATCGCCTACTGA
- a CDS encoding energy transducer TonB — MGAVLLPGVLGYALLNGLVVTMPAAVSDALKVFDAAPPPPPPPEEKVRPRPSPSRKPEGAASPPNLKSKATEVVAPPPVVPVVIPPPVVVAEKAGVGAQATAGASDIRGPGTGSGGIGNGTGSGGYGDGDGGGGEETPPRWRKGRLKDSDYPDDGAETGIRGRVFVRYVVETNGRVSGCRVTRSSGSRELDALTCRLIEQRFRYDPSLDAAGRPVESTIVESHDWSIDDD; from the coding sequence GTGGGTGCTGTCCTGTTGCCGGGGGTGCTGGGCTATGCGCTGCTCAACGGGCTGGTGGTGACGATGCCGGCGGCGGTGAGCGATGCGTTGAAGGTGTTCGATGCGGCGCCGCCCCCGCCACCGCCGCCCGAGGAGAAGGTGAGGCCTCGACCGTCGCCTAGTCGGAAGCCGGAGGGGGCTGCGTCGCCGCCTAATCTGAAGTCGAAGGCTACGGAGGTGGTGGCGCCGCCGCCGGTGGTGCCAGTCGTTATACCGCCGCCGGTCGTGGTCGCGGAGAAGGCTGGGGTGGGGGCGCAGGCGACGGCGGGCGCTTCGGATATTCGCGGGCCGGGGACCGGGAGTGGGGGGATCGGCAATGGCACCGGGAGTGGGGGATATGGCGATGGCGACGGCGGGGGTGGCGAGGAGACGCCGCCGCGGTGGCGAAAGGGGCGGTTGAAGGATTCGGATTATCCGGATGACGGTGCGGAGACCGGGATCAGAGGGCGCGTATTCGTGCGGTACGTGGTTGAAACCAATGGGCGCGTGTCGGGGTGTCGGGTGACTCGGTCTAGCGGGAGCCGGGAGCTTGATGCACTGACGTGTCGGTTGATCGAGCAGCGATTCCGGTACGACCCGTCGTTGGATGCGGCGGGGCGGCCGGTCGAGTCGACGATCGTCGAGAGCCACGACTGGTCTATCGATGATGACTAA
- a CDS encoding peptidylprolyl isomerase, with translation MLAFFRRLTHSKVGVIITFLVLGVIALAFAAGDVTGLSSMTGGAGITGGDVAKVGKADVTANQLKTQAQTEMEGFRQQQPTLDMATFVNQGGFDGTLDRIISSMALEQFGRAQGMVVSKRAIDGQIASIPALQGPTGKFDENLYRQVLAQRKLTDAQIRSDIERDTFAQQLTLPSNGATQVASQLALPYASLLLEKRTGTIGFIPAAVVPAGPAPSDTDLNTFYQRNIARYTVPERRVVRYAMITPEAVKAQAVPTDAEIAKTYQQDSARYAATEKRDITQVVVADQAGAAAIAAKVKGGTSLADAARGAGLEASTQTGVEKAAYAGTTSAQVADAVFAAASGAVIGPVRTPLGWTVAKVDKIEKVAARSLDQVRGEIAAALGIRKSAEALSAIHDKIDDSLSKNATFDEVIADQKLAAVTTPALIASGINPDDPASKPDPALTPLVAAAFQAADGDGSQLVQVGTDGGFAVVALGRVVHSAPRPLAQVRAAVLKDVTADRARQAARRVAGEVLARINKGMPIQQSLAQTKLPMPPARTLTAARAQLAADPRGAPPALALMFSMAPNTAKTLAAPDDSGWFVIKLDNVQSGNAAGNDAAIKAARGNIARSVGREYVEQFAKAVRADVGVKTNPSALARVRADLLGQGGAGN, from the coding sequence ATGCTCGCTTTCTTCCGCCGCCTTACCCATTCGAAGGTCGGCGTGATCATCACGTTCCTGGTACTCGGCGTGATCGCGCTCGCGTTCGCGGCGGGGGACGTCACCGGGCTCAGCTCGATGACCGGCGGTGCCGGGATCACCGGCGGCGACGTCGCCAAGGTCGGCAAGGCGGACGTCACCGCGAACCAGCTGAAGACGCAGGCGCAGACCGAGATGGAGGGCTTCCGTCAGCAGCAGCCGACGCTCGACATGGCGACCTTCGTCAACCAGGGCGGCTTCGACGGCACGCTCGACCGGATCATCTCCAGCATGGCGCTCGAGCAGTTCGGCCGTGCGCAGGGCATGGTCGTCAGCAAGCGCGCGATCGATGGCCAGATCGCCAGCATCCCCGCCTTGCAGGGCCCGACCGGCAAGTTCGACGAGAATCTCTACCGCCAGGTGCTCGCCCAGCGGAAGCTGACCGACGCGCAGATCCGCAGCGATATCGAGCGTGACACCTTCGCGCAGCAGCTGACTCTGCCCTCGAACGGCGCGACTCAGGTCGCCAGCCAGCTCGCGCTCCCCTACGCGTCGCTGCTGCTCGAAAAGCGCACCGGCACGATCGGCTTCATCCCCGCCGCCGTGGTCCCCGCCGGCCCAGCGCCAAGCGATACGGACCTCAACACCTTCTATCAGCGCAACATCGCCCGCTATACCGTCCCCGAGCGCCGCGTCGTCCGCTACGCGATGATCACGCCCGAGGCCGTCAAGGCACAGGCCGTCCCGACCGACGCCGAGATCGCCAAGACCTACCAGCAGGACAGCGCACGCTACGCCGCGACCGAGAAGCGTGACATCACGCAGGTCGTCGTCGCCGACCAAGCCGGTGCCGCCGCGATCGCCGCCAAGGTGAAGGGTGGCACCAGCCTCGCCGACGCCGCTCGCGGTGCCGGTCTCGAAGCCTCGACCCAGACCGGTGTCGAGAAGGCTGCCTATGCCGGAACGACGTCCGCGCAGGTCGCCGATGCCGTCTTCGCGGCCGCCAGCGGTGCAGTGATCGGCCCGGTCCGCACGCCACTCGGCTGGACCGTCGCCAAGGTCGACAAGATCGAAAAGGTCGCGGCGCGTTCGCTCGATCAGGTCCGTGGCGAGATCGCTGCCGCGCTCGGTATCCGCAAGTCGGCCGAAGCGTTGTCGGCTATCCACGACAAGATCGACGATTCGCTGTCGAAGAATGCGACGTTCGACGAAGTCATCGCCGACCAGAAGCTCGCGGCCGTCACCACGCCCGCGCTGATCGCCAGCGGCATCAATCCCGACGATCCCGCCAGCAAGCCAGACCCTGCGCTGACGCCACTCGTCGCCGCAGCGTTCCAGGCGGCCGATGGCGACGGCTCGCAGCTGGTCCAGGTCGGCACCGATGGCGGTTTCGCCGTCGTCGCGCTCGGCCGCGTCGTCCATTCCGCCCCGCGTCCGCTGGCACAGGTTCGCGCCGCGGTGCTCAAGGACGTGACCGCCGATCGCGCTCGCCAGGCCGCCCGTCGCGTCGCCGGCGAAGTGCTCGCGCGCATCAACAAGGGTATGCCGATCCAGCAGTCGCTGGCGCAGACCAAGCTGCCGATGCCGCCTGCCCGTACGCTGACCGCTGCCCGTGCGCAGCTCGCCGCCGATCCGCGCGGTGCACCGCCCGCACTCGCGCTGATGTTCAGCATGGCGCCGAACACCGCTAAGACGCTGGCCGCCCCCGACGACAGCGGCTGGTTCGTCATCAAGCTCGACAACGTCCAGAGCGGCAACGCGGCTGGCAACGACGCGGCGATCAAGGCAGCGCGCGGCAACATCGCCCGCTCCGTCGGTCGCGAATATGTCGAGCAGTTCGCCAAGGCGGTCCGTGCCGATGTCGGCGTGAAGACCAACCCGTCCGCACTCGCGCGCGTCCGTGCCGATTTGCTCGGCCAGGGCGGCGCCGGGAACTGA
- a CDS encoding leucyl aminopeptidase family protein — protein MTDFASMLQPDRGQPARTIHVVEPDAYESWLAKQSQRIRTTIAAHRLTGKPGDRAVLPGETADDWSMLLVCNEAVTSPWRIASLGASLPAGTYRLAEGPVGAAGLGWMLAQHQFTRYVKPDATGPRVLLTADAAHIDETVRLAEATALVRDLVNTGASDMGPADLEAAAETLAKRHGATVTTTRGDALATGYPMIHAVGQAASKDRAPRLIELEWGDPSHPRIALVGKGVTFDTGGLDIKPSAGMRLMKKDMGGAAHALALASLVMAAKLPVHLHLLIPAVENSIAGNAFRPGDVLATRKGLTVENTNTDAEGRLVLGDALTKAGESNPELILDFATLTGAARVALGPDLPPMFTDDESLAADLLASGLEQNDQMWRLPLWNGYDEMLKSDIADMVNAPDGGFAGAITAALFLRRFVPKTAAWAHLDVFAWRPSAKPGRPKGGEAYALRAAFAMLAKRYGA, from the coding sequence ATGACCGACTTCGCTTCGATGCTCCAACCCGACCGCGGCCAGCCCGCGCGGACGATCCACGTCGTCGAGCCCGACGCGTATGAAAGCTGGCTCGCCAAACAGTCGCAGCGCATCCGCACGACGATCGCCGCGCACCGCCTGACCGGCAAGCCCGGCGACCGCGCGGTCCTGCCCGGCGAGACCGCGGACGACTGGTCGATGCTGCTGGTCTGCAACGAAGCCGTCACGTCCCCCTGGCGGATCGCCTCGCTCGGCGCGTCGCTGCCGGCGGGTACCTACCGACTCGCGGAAGGCCCCGTCGGCGCGGCCGGGCTCGGCTGGATGCTCGCCCAGCACCAGTTCACGCGGTACGTGAAGCCCGACGCGACCGGCCCGCGCGTGCTCCTGACCGCGGACGCCGCGCACATCGACGAGACGGTTCGCCTCGCCGAAGCCACCGCGCTCGTCCGCGACCTCGTCAACACCGGCGCGTCCGACATGGGGCCCGCCGATCTCGAAGCCGCCGCCGAAACGCTCGCCAAACGCCACGGCGCGACCGTCACGACCACGCGCGGCGATGCGCTCGCGACCGGCTACCCGATGATCCACGCGGTCGGCCAGGCCGCGAGCAAGGACCGCGCGCCGCGGCTGATCGAACTCGAATGGGGCGACCCTTCGCACCCCCGCATCGCGCTGGTCGGCAAGGGCGTTACCTTCGACACCGGCGGGCTCGACATCAAGCCGTCCGCGGGCATGCGACTGATGAAGAAGGACATGGGCGGCGCGGCACACGCCCTGGCGCTCGCGAGCCTCGTGATGGCGGCCAAACTCCCGGTCCACCTCCATTTGCTGATCCCCGCGGTTGAGAACTCGATCGCCGGCAACGCATTCCGCCCCGGCGACGTGCTCGCCACGCGCAAAGGGCTGACGGTCGAGAACACCAACACTGACGCGGAGGGTCGCCTCGTGCTCGGCGATGCGCTGACCAAGGCGGGCGAGAGCAACCCCGAACTGATCCTCGACTTCGCAACGCTGACGGGGGCGGCGCGCGTCGCGCTCGGCCCCGACCTGCCGCCGATGTTCACCGACGACGAATCGCTCGCGGCGGACCTGCTCGCGTCGGGGCTGGAACAGAACGACCAGATGTGGCGCCTGCCGCTTTGGAACGGCTATGACGAGATGCTCAAGTCGGACATCGCCGACATGGTCAACGCACCCGATGGCGGGTTCGCGGGCGCGATCACCGCCGCGCTGTTCCTGCGTCGGTTTGTGCCCAAGACCGCCGCTTGGGCGCATCTCGACGTGTTCGCGTGGCGGCCATCCGCCAAACCAGGCAGGCCGAAGGGAGGCGAAGCTTACGCCCTGCGTGCCGCGTTCGCGATGTTGGCTAAGCGGTACGGCGCCTAG
- a CDS encoding molybdopterin molybdotransferase MoeA, producing MTLVPVAEAQTRLFAMAPRVGHETVTLREAAGRWAAENILARRTQPAADLSAMDGYAIRYADLPGPWTVIGESAAGRPFAGQVAPGQATRIFTGAAMPEGTDTVMVQEEAERDGETLILAGEGPPTLGRNTRRKGLDFSTGTRLIAAGDRLSPARIAVAATGGHGSLTVNRRVRVAVAATGDELVPPGSTTDGVALPESNGIMLAAMLADMPVDIIDLGILADNLEILREAFASVQADLLVTTGGASVGDHDLVRPAIEAAGGTIDFWRIALRPGKPMMAGRIGDMMVLGLPGNPVSAFVTATLFVKPVVAHMAGARDPLPQSTHALLGEDLPANNARTDYLRAELRDGKAYASTIQDSSMLLTLARSTCLIVRPGNAPVAKTGESAEILVIA from the coding sequence ATGACCCTAGTCCCCGTCGCAGAAGCCCAGACCCGCCTCTTCGCCATGGCCCCCCGCGTCGGCCACGAGACCGTGACGCTACGCGAAGCCGCTGGCCGCTGGGCCGCCGAGAACATCCTCGCCCGCCGCACGCAGCCCGCCGCAGACCTGTCCGCGATGGACGGCTACGCGATCCGTTACGCCGACCTCCCCGGCCCCTGGACCGTCATTGGCGAAAGCGCCGCCGGCCGCCCCTTCGCAGGCCAGGTCGCCCCGGGCCAAGCCACCCGCATCTTCACCGGCGCCGCCATGCCCGAAGGCACCGACACCGTCATGGTCCAGGAAGAAGCCGAGCGTGACGGCGAAACCCTGATCCTAGCCGGCGAAGGCCCCCCGACGCTCGGCCGCAACACCCGCCGCAAGGGCCTGGATTTCTCCACCGGTACCCGCTTGATCGCTGCCGGCGACCGCCTCAGCCCCGCGCGCATCGCCGTCGCCGCAACCGGCGGCCACGGCAGCCTCACCGTCAACCGCCGCGTCCGCGTCGCCGTCGCAGCCACCGGCGACGAACTCGTCCCCCCCGGCTCGACTACCGACGGCGTCGCGCTTCCCGAATCGAACGGCATCATGCTCGCCGCGATGCTCGCCGACATGCCGGTAGACATCATCGATCTCGGCATCCTCGCCGACAATCTCGAGATCCTCCGCGAAGCCTTCGCCAGCGTTCAGGCAGACCTGCTCGTCACCACCGGCGGGGCATCGGTTGGCGATCACGACCTAGTCCGCCCGGCGATCGAAGCCGCCGGCGGCACGATCGACTTCTGGCGGATCGCGCTGCGCCCCGGCAAGCCGATGATGGCCGGCCGGATCGGCGACATGATGGTGCTCGGCCTCCCCGGCAACCCGGTCTCCGCGTTCGTTACCGCGACGTTGTTCGTCAAACCCGTCGTCGCGCACATGGCCGGCGCACGCGACCCGCTCCCCCAGTCGACGCACGCGCTGCTCGGCGAAGACCTCCCCGCCAACAACGCCCGCACCGACTATCTCCGCGCCGAACTCCGCGACGGCAAAGCCTATGCCTCCACGATCCAGGACAGCTCGATGCTGCTCACGCTCGCCCGCTCGACGTGCCTGATCGTCCGCCCCGGCAACGCACCCGTCGCAAAGACAGGCGAATCGGCGGAAATCCTCGTGATCGCGTGA
- the trpC gene encoding indole-3-glycerol phosphate synthase TrpC, with protein MTMLDRILETKRAEVAARKATTSLADIDAGIARMSKPRGFRAALDAKTGYALVAEVKKASPSKGLIRADFDPVAHARAYEAGGAACLSVLTDEKWFQGSDAYLTAARDAVSIPVLRKDFMVDPWQSTEARAIGADCILIIVAALDDIQMAEIEASALECGMDVLVEVHDAHEMERALRLKSRLIGVNNRDLRDFSVDFQRTYDLVGKAPKDCTFVAESGLTTRAELDAMAAHDIHCFLIGEALMRQDDVEAATRALVG; from the coding sequence ATGACCATGCTCGACCGTATCCTCGAGACCAAGCGCGCCGAAGTTGCCGCGCGCAAGGCAACCACCTCGCTCGCCGACATTGATGCCGGCATCGCCCGCATGTCGAAGCCGCGCGGTTTCCGGGCCGCGCTAGACGCGAAGACCGGCTACGCGCTGGTCGCAGAGGTCAAGAAAGCGAGCCCCTCGAAAGGCCTGATCCGCGCCGATTTCGATCCCGTAGCCCATGCCCGCGCCTACGAAGCTGGTGGCGCCGCATGCCTGTCGGTCCTGACCGACGAAAAGTGGTTCCAGGGCTCCGATGCCTATCTGACCGCGGCGCGCGACGCTGTTTCGATCCCCGTCCTGCGGAAGGACTTCATGGTCGACCCGTGGCAGTCGACCGAGGCGCGCGCGATCGGCGCCGACTGCATCCTGATCATCGTCGCCGCGCTCGACGACATCCAGATGGCCGAGATCGAAGCCTCCGCGCTAGAATGTGGCATGGACGTGCTGGTCGAAGTCCACGACGCGCACGAGATGGAGCGCGCGCTGCGGCTCAAGTCGCGCCTGATCGGCGTCAACAACCGCGACCTGCGCGACTTCTCGGTCGACTTCCAGCGCACCTACGACCTCGTCGGCAAGGCGCCCAAGGACTGCACCTTTGTCGCCGAGAGCGGGCTCACGACGCGCGCCGAACTCGACGCGATGGCCGCGCACGACATCCACTGCTTCCTGATCGGCGAAGCGCTCATGCGCCAGGACGACGTCGAAGCCGCTACTCGGGCGCTCGTCGGATGA